Below is a window of Sceloporus undulatus isolate JIND9_A2432 ecotype Alabama chromosome 9, SceUnd_v1.1, whole genome shotgun sequence DNA.
aaacaaaaaaacaagataCACTCCAAATCATTTGGGGGACACAAGGCTGGGGAAATTCACCTTAATAGCTTTCTTGGAAATCTGTGTTATTGTTCTGAAAGTCATCAGCATATGTTCtcttctttttgaaaatgttGGCTAAAGCACTGTACCCCAACCaggttggtagatgaaggaaaatGTATTGGTTTGTATTCAATTGCCATTTGTTTTGTATCTCAAGAGGTTGATCTTGTATCGTCAGTATTTCTACTACCCATCATGTTGTAGTATTTAGGGGTGAAATAGGATTGTTTCTGAAGCTTCAATAACATTTAAAGGATAAGATCCTTAGATGCATAGCCTTAATGGCACCTTCTCAATGGTGACCCAGTGACCAAATCTGCTGCTTCCCTTGTTTAGGCAATGCTTCACTATCGGTCAAGCCTGCTTCAGATTCTTGACACCCTGGCTTTTGCCAGCCTTTTCTTAGCTGGTTTCACAGAGCAGAAGCAGATGCTGGAAGTTGAACTGTTCTCTGACTACAAGGAGGACTCGGTAAGAAGTGGTATTCTGTTCCTTAGTCTTTTGCCACTCTGAATAGACTGGAGTTTGCATTTCCCTGCTCTTTGAGTTTCTCATACTAGATATTTGGCAGGTGTTTGCCTCACAGAAATGTTTATGGGAGGGATATCCTTACAattttggtatttatttatttaatctgttCTGCAGCTTCCAAAACACTGAACTGTtgacttttctttccttctctgtagTATAATCCAACAGTTGGGGCTGTAATTGAAATACAGACCACAAAGATTCAGATCTATGGTGCCCAACTGCGAATCCATGCCCATTTTACTGGACTGCGGTGAGTTTGGGCTCGCCTGTAGATAAGCTTATTAGAGAGGGCTACAGGGTTGGACATATTTTCTCAGATTGGGCTTGGAGGAGAGGTGTGCAGAATCCCAGGCTGAGAAGCAGTATATCACTTTGGAGCTGTAGTGTTAAGTCAGAGCATTGCTACAGCTACCCTAATACTGTACTTTTACTGACTTGTAGTCATGTAATCATCTTAACTGGAGATATCAGGAGTTGAACCTGATGCTTCTTACATGAAAAACATGTGGTTATCCACCCATCCACAGTACATTCTCTTGTCTCCTCTGTAACTAGCAGGGTAAGGAATCATGCTTCTATTACATGAACTTACACATGAATAGTGGCATAATAGTAGCATAACAGGACTGCAAACACAAAGTACAGTTCTCTTTGAATgagttaaatatttatttattaaatatatgctgcttttctcctatCATGGGATTCAAGCCAGTGTACAGCCTCTAAAAACATACTACAGTTTAAAACAttcttaatacaaaagttaaagtcCAGTTAAACTAAATTTGttgttaaaaacacaaattaaaaacaggataaaaaacattaaaccatCAGTACAACAGAATGAAATAACAAACAATACACTCTCCAGTAAAGGTTCTGTCTACTGGAGCATACTAAAAACCATAGATTTTTGCCCATTATCCCTGACAGTATGGCCAgcatgagatttgtagtccatACAACATTTAGTAGTCTGAGTCATTATGTCCACTTGGCAGTGGCTTCCCAAAACTTCAACTGGCAAGAAGTCTTTCTCATCTTATTCCAGGAGGTATACTGCTGTCAACGGAATTGATCAGAGTTGTTAAGAGGGATAATTGCAAAGCACACTAAGGAACAAAATGTCAAAAGAGAGGGTCTTTACCCTTCCTGGTCTCTCTCCCATAGGTATCTGCTCTACAACTTCCCCATGACGTCTGCCATTTTGGGGGTTGCTAGCAATTTCACTTTCCTGAGTGTCATCGTCCTCTTCAGCTATCTGCAGTGGATCTGGGGCAGCATGTGGCCCAGAGAGTCTCTTACTGTGCAGGTTTGAGATGGGACATGGGTGGGTCATTAAAACTGCTTATGGTGCCTTCCCCATGAATCAGAGTGGGCCACTGCAGAAGATTTCCTTTTTACTGCACATTCTGGAGCAGAGTCTGGAAGTCCATCATGgtctgcatagaatcatagaattggaagggaccaacCCCTCTGTGAAAATTATCTCTTTTCTAATGTTCAAGATTTCCACTTCTTCAAAAGTATATTGTGAAGAGCAGAAAAAGCCCACAGGTGGATTGTGTGGGGAGGGTCTTCTGTTGATTTTAAGACAGATGGGCAACCGAAGGCTGCAAACAGTCCTCAGTTTGATTACAAAAGCTTTCAGGTTTCTGCAAGAATAGCCAGTCCCTTCCAAAACAGCCTGTGGGAGAAAGAATTAGCTCACCTTTTCTGACCCCATCCACTGCTGATTTTAACCATGTCCATTGCCAGTATGCAAGCCTGGATAAATCATCCAACTCTGTAAAAAGAGTTACTCACCCTTGGATTACCCCTGCAACAGTAATTTAATCCATGTAAACCACCCCACCAAATCTATCCCTTTCTCTCCATTCTATTTTGTGTGAATAGGTTATATCTGAAATGAATATTGCAAATGGAATAGATAAGTATATACTTCTTTGCTAAATTGTTTTCTTGTTTCCAATTTTTCATAGCTGTCTCTCCGGGAAAAATCTGAATCCCTACAACCGACTGAAGATGTTTGCCGGCGGGTTGTGATCTCTAAAGAAGGTAATGTGAACATGGGATCAAGGATGGCCATGGGATTTCTTGTATGGCAGGGATAGAGAACATGCAGCCTTCtagatgatgttggattgcagccctTATCAATGCTAGCCAGTGGCGAtgacaggagttgcagtccaacatctggaaggctggaCATTCCCCATGCCTTGTGACTCCTTTCAAAGTGGAAATGTGACTTTCAACAGCTAGTTTTTTTCTCCCATAGACTTTCGGGAAGAAGAGGCAATTACCCCACCACAGACAGAGGATTTGGGGGCTACTGAAGGAGAAGAGCTATTGAAATCAGGTCTGCTTTTCAGTTTTGTCTTTGGGCAGTTCTCATGTCCCAGCCACTTAGAAACAGTATACTCAATTAGGTCAGATTGAAGGATGCTGACAGTgtctttcagagcttggaaatgtgacTTCTTTAGACTGTTCTCCAGCAAGGTTATACTCCATAAAAGCAGCTTCTCTTGTTTTCTAACCAAATGATCAGAAGACAGAAGTCATGTTCATTTGCATCATGTTTGATTCAGGGGTAGGATGCATCTGAACATGGAGTGTCCATTTCAAACAAGGAGACTTCACTTCTCATAGCTAGAATTACTCATTTCCATGAACTTGTCCTAATTTCAGGCATAGGCCACGTGCAATCTCTGGTTTATGTACAAACAGTGCTTTTGCAACCTCCTCATGAGAAATTCAGTCACTGTGACAAACCACAACTTTAAAATTCATGACAGATTTTACccacttttaaagaaatctttagaTTCGTGGTTTTCACATTTTTCTACCCCCATTTGGTCTCAGTTGTTTTTTATTAAGCGTGCACAGTGCCAAAAGAAGCACCACCTTGTGaaaaatttaaacatggctgCTGGAAAGGTTCCCTTTATATCTTTTTAGGACTGCACCAGCAATTCATTATAAAAATTGCAGCCCTTCAGTTATGTACCTATTAGCCCTTTCAATACTCTGTCCCTGGTCAAAATGGCCACCATCTTTGTTAAGGGCAGAATCAAGTAAAGACACAGTTTTTCAAGAATTCCCTAAATGGAATTGATAAACCACAAACAGCCTCTCTATTCTAGATCTTATTTtggaagcaagagaaagaaaacaaatattaggGTGTATTCTCTCAAAGCAATCAAATAACTAGATGTATTTGTGTATTAGATGTTTGGCAGTGATTCCTTGCCACTCCTTCGTCGTCATTCAGTTTTATAGCACACTTTCTGGCCATAAGCCATTTgttctcactcactctctctttcaTCACTTTTTGCTTTCATATAGCTATGATAAAAGACCAAAAGAGCAACCTTCCAGAACCTTATTCAGGAACAAACTCCAGCCTGGACAAGGAGGTGAATGATGGTAAGTGGTATTTTCAGTCAAGGCATTTTCACTGATTTTAGATAAGTGTTTGAGTACAGAACATTGCATTTTTTCCCCCCCTTTGGAATTATTGCTGGTAAAAGTCCATTTCACAATAAATGTTTATCTTCGAGAATTTGGCTATATGGGCCAGTGCCACATGTGAATtgaaaaacaattttaagaaGGTTCATTATTTAAAGATTCCAGAACCATTAGTATTATGGAACAAAAACAATGACATACATTGTCTATAGATTGACAGGAAATGGTATGTTTCCCTTAAAAGGGAAAACTCAAGTTCTGGCAGGTTTCTTAGCTCTTCACTTTAGAGACTGAACTGCAAATCTGGAAGCCTGTGGTTTGGATCTCATCTGTTGTCACAATCTGAAAGGGTCTTACTCCACGCTGGAGAACATATGCtacttcagatgctgttggactacaatttcagTCACCTCTAGGCATTATAGCCATTGAAAGTTGCATTCTAACAACATCCAGATGGCCATACATTCCCCACTCCTTCCTAAGCAAATAACCCTCTACTGGATAACAGAAACATGGTAACTACCATATGCTAAGTCAGATCTTTACTTCCTCTAACTCAGGTTTATCTATATCAGTAGTTCTTAACCTTTTCCTTATCAAGGCAACCCCCTTAAATATATTGTGTTGGCATGGAACCCTTCCTGGAAATACTTAagatttaaaacagcaacaacacagaaCCGTGAACAATTACACCATCCATTAATCTttccctcagatgcattggagggggagggaagatgtttctccttcttctttctgtcAGTTGGCTGCTGGAGTGGATTGAATGGCAATGTGTAGGCCCAGTGACCAGCTTTTGCTTTGGCTCCTGACATGTGGCTGCTTTACTCCAGGGAGGAGATGGACTGAGCAACTGAATGGCCAGATGACAGGAATCAAGAGAAAGGCTGACCGGCTGGGCCTGTGTGTTCAACCTGTTCTCTGAGTCTGGAGTGGATTGAACTCTGCTCCCCAGGGGCAAGGGATCATGAAGCACTGTCCAAAAGGAACTTGTGCACGTGAAAGTCAATAGCTACTCTTCCAGATTCTGTCATATCCTTCAGAATCTTTTGATGGGATCTGAAATGAACTGGGAAGTAGAAAAGAGGTGGAGTAGGAGGATTTGAGGTCTGATGGAATCAGCCTTGGAATGAGGCAGACACAGTGTGGTGCCAAAGCATGGAAGGATGGTATGAAGCTATTGGCGAGAAGGGAGATCGAGGAGTGAGGAGGATACAAGATGGGCAGCTGGTAGCAGAGAGCTGCGTTGTGTGTAAGTGCCCTGGTTAACTTAGAATAGGTTAGTATTTGTTGACATAAGTGCTGAGGAGCGGTCCTAGaccctttgcttgcttgcttgcctacTAGTccactctttcattctttctctctctccctctttctctttttctgtttttttttcttttttccatccctccctcactccctcctGATGAAGAAGGCCAAAAAGAGGGGGGAATTAAATGTTTCTGATAGACAAACTGGATTGCTCCTGgctggaaaggaagagagggagagggaaaagagaagggcaaaggctggatggatggctgTCAGCTCCGCTGTCTCTCAGCTGATCGGCCTGCCTCCTCCCTGCATTATAGTGGCCACATGACAGGCAGCATTTGGGCccagccagcctttgccttggctcctgacAAGTGGTCACTCTGTTGCGAGGACAAGGTAGGCTGAGCAGCCTTCATGGACAACCTGTAAAAACATTGCAGCCTCCTGAAAGTCCCTGGCCCACAGGTGAAGAACTGACCGCAGCTCTCAAGAGTTTTCCCAGCCTTGTCTACAGAtagaacctgggaccttctgtgtACAAGCAGGTGCTGAACACCCTTCAGTGTCACTTTTTGTTATGTCATTTGCAGTACCGTATTTTAACACATATTTGTCCTCTTTTATTCCAGTACATTACAGTAACTatttttttattgtctgtatACAGATACTGAGTTTGAGTCTGTGGATGATTCTTCACTGCTCACTGAAGCCAATTTACCAATGCCTTCCTTGAAAGGAGACCCCTCAAATCTGCTGCCTCCAGGAGCCACATCTCTTACACCAGGCTTGGAGATCCGTCAGAGAAATATCTGCTCAAGTTCCTGATGGGTTCAGATTGCTGTTGAACCAACCCTTCCTTGGTCTTGGCACTCCTTATAGTATATGCAAACCAGAAGCCTTGCTCTCCCAGGGAAAGCATTTGCTCTCATCTTGTGTTCACATTCAGACTCCTGTTCCCCACCCCACCATTCTTTGCTCACAAACCTGCTAACCAAAAAATAAAAGTATACTTGTTAGCAATTATTTTCCAGTATGTTATAGAGACTGTAGGAACTGGAGTTGAGATAGTTTATAGCCATGACTATGGTACCTTGAAGATATGTGATTTCATTGTGGCAGGTAGTCCCTCAAATTTGCAAATGTATTATCCTACCATTGTGTCTGTAGTTGAGGTGGCCAACTTACCTCATGGTGGCCAATGTTCTAGTGACAGGTTGCTCCCTATGTAGCTAGGCTAGTCCTCAGACAGCAGGCATGGAGTTAACAATGGCACTGAAGCATTTGTAGCAGAGGTGGAACCTGTTTCAGAGGTGGAATTCTGAGATAGGCTTCAAAAATATGTGTTAAAATCACA
It encodes the following:
- the BSCL2 gene encoding seipin, which gives rise to MSEGSGPFLVWVQEVATLLMLRVRRTVLQTAILLCVLLLLLWISIFLYGSFYYSYMPTVSYVSPVHYQFRTDCGLSGPELCSFPIANISFIKDSRDQQVLMYGQPYRISLEMELPESPVNQDLGMFMVVISCYTKGGRIISSSARSAMLHYRSSLLQILDTLAFASLFLAGFTEQKQMLEVELFSDYKEDSYNPTVGAVIEIQTTKIQIYGAQLRIHAHFTGLRYLLYNFPMTSAILGVASNFTFLSVIVLFSYLQWIWGSMWPRESLTVQLSLREKSESLQPTEDVCRRVVISKEDFREEEAITPPQTEDLGATEGEELLKSAMIKDQKSNLPEPYSGTNSSLDKEVNDDTEFESVDDSSLLTEANLPMPSLKGDPSNLLPPGATSLTPGLEIRQRNICSSS